The sequence below is a genomic window from Cicer arietinum cultivar CDC Frontier isolate Library 1 chromosome 6, Cicar.CDCFrontier_v2.0, whole genome shotgun sequence.
AACAATGGCGAAACGTGCAATGAGAATGGGAATGTTCACTGAAAGGTATACAAGTTTGGCATCTCTGCCTCTTCACGGTTCACCTTTTCGGTCACTTGGTGTTGAAGCTCATTCTGCAATGCATCAAAGAAGGCATATGCTATCACCATCATCAATGAGGACTCCTGATATGAGAGCTGCAGCGAAATTCGATAAAAATCATTTTGGATCATTAGTTTTCATGGAAGATGATGATGTTGGTTGCTTTTGGCCTGGAAGTTTCAGACAAGTGGAACAAGGAGCTTGTGTTAATATGGAACATCCTCAAACTACAAATTCTAGTTTTGTTCCAATTGTGCCTTCTCCTCTTCCTCCACCACAAGCATCTACATCTCCTGATCTCACATTGAAGCTATAATATGATTTTAGAAATGATACAAAAACAGGTAAACCCCTCACAAATATCATGAGTTTTTGGTTGTAAGAAGTGGTTCATTCATTGTTTCACACTATGCCAAAATTTCTCTCAGTCActcatttat
It includes:
- the LOC101513074 gene encoding zinc finger protein 7-like, whose translation is MMTPNLNLEPENHSEGCSQVVSNNTSFQETPHDLTRNRNTTEADLRSITLDLTLNFSSNDSELKGSSDASSEVGASETANPSAPVTPRVFSCNYCRRKFFSSQALGGHQNAHKRERTMAKRAMRMGMFTERYTSLASLPLHGSPFRSLGVEAHSAMHQRRHMLSPSSMRTPDMRAAAKFDKNHFGSLVFMEDDDVGCFWPGSFRQVEQGACVNMEHPQTTNSSFVPIVPSPLPPPQASTSPDLTLKL